A window of the Haloquadratum walsbyi C23 genome harbors these coding sequences:
- a CDS encoding M20 family metallopeptidase gives MSLEHTNIRDELVSLTRTLVSIPSHRDATAVGDVIYNWIENNTDAAAQRDSHGNIIARRGIGSVSIALTGHHDVVDPDEQQVTDNGEYQVTKQNRRLYGRGTADMKGSLAAALLAFRDIVPADGIEVVFASFIGEEDGGIGAQAAIENGFSPEYAIVGEGSTNYAGVKQTDVVVAHKGRRGSTLTAHGEAAHASEVDCGINAIYRASDAIDILQELAADAPVASVGETEISGSVAVTEIDGGTAWNTIPDTCQITIDERTVPGKRAPIERAAVEGVTWSIDQDLPPMACDDPTFATAVTNVAANIHSETTPRKVTKPHATDAGWLSDAGTTCVIVGAAEPGEAHTAQESVSIDAIERCYQIYRAVPSQHCIDNNECWSSD, from the coding sequence ATGTCTTTAGAGCACACAAACATTCGCGATGAGCTGGTCTCACTCACACGAACGCTTGTCTCAATCCCAAGTCATCGCGACGCAACTGCTGTCGGTGACGTAATTTACAATTGGATTGAGAACAACACCGATGCAGCGGCGCAACGGGACTCACACGGAAATATCATCGCTCGACGAGGTATAGGCTCGGTGTCGATTGCACTTACTGGACATCATGATGTTGTTGATCCTGATGAACAGCAAGTGACCGATAATGGGGAGTATCAAGTAACAAAGCAGAACAGACGACTATACGGACGCGGCACCGCAGATATGAAGGGATCACTTGCCGCTGCTCTCCTTGCGTTTCGTGATATAGTTCCTGCTGACGGTATTGAGGTTGTATTCGCATCATTCATCGGCGAGGAAGATGGTGGCATCGGTGCACAGGCAGCGATTGAAAATGGGTTTAGCCCAGAGTATGCTATTGTTGGTGAAGGCTCAACGAATTACGCTGGAGTGAAACAAACAGATGTTGTCGTTGCACATAAGGGACGGCGGGGGTCAACACTCACTGCACACGGTGAGGCTGCTCACGCAAGTGAAGTTGATTGTGGCATAAACGCTATTTATCGTGCCTCAGATGCTATCGATATTCTTCAAGAACTGGCTGCTGATGCACCGGTTGCCTCTGTCGGGGAGACAGAGATTTCAGGGAGTGTAGCTGTTACTGAGATTGATGGGGGGACTGCGTGGAACACTATCCCTGATACTTGTCAGATCACTATCGACGAACGGACTGTGCCCGGCAAACGTGCTCCAATTGAGCGGGCAGCTGTCGAAGGTGTAACTTGGAGTATCGACCAAGATCTCCCGCCGATGGCATGTGATGACCCAACCTTTGCTACTGCTGTGACAAACGTAGCAGCGAATATACATTCAGAAACAACGCCAAGAAAGGTGACAAAGCCACATGCAACCGATGCTGGATGGCTTTCGGATGCCGGGACGACTTGTGTTATCGTCGGAGCTGCTGAACCAGGAGAAGCACATACTGCTCAAGAGAGTGTCTCGATTGATGCAATCGAGCGATGTTATCAGATATATCGTGCTGTTCCATCACAACATTGTATCGACAATAATGAATGCTGGTCATCCGATTAG
- a CDS encoding PINc/VapC family ATPase has product MKVVPDTSAVVDGRVSERVESAETATIVVPEVVVGELESQANDGRETGWDGLEELQQLASLADAGNVDVQYVGDGNAQNELTNGDAASIRDGPADIDAIIRDVADVENATLLTSDVVQSEVAKAKGITVEYVEPRPRGTASTSGDLAVEDFFDEQTMSVHLKTDTIPKAKRGAIGDMHYQQIAESPTDEPTMKEWADDIEATARSSSDGFVELSEPGMKIVQFRDYRIAVARPPFADGIEITAVRPIVKTELDDYEFADDLRERLEAKQRGVLISGSPGAGKSTFAQAVAEFLTDSDYAVKTMEKPRDLQVGSDVTQYTALGGDMAKTADSLLLVRPDYTIYDEVRKTKDFSVFADMRLAGVGMVGVVHATEAIDALQRLVGRVELGMIPQVVDTVVYIEDGHVETVYDVTTEVKVPEGLAAEDLARPVIQISDFETDIPAYEIYTFNRQVITVPLDGESSNEETGVGRLARQEIEREIRSIARGHVDVELKGQNDAIVYVEEDDISYVIGKGGGRIADVEDRLGIDIDVRTHEENPSNHRGDGGSSQGTASSDSNPRDTADDTMTVTPEVTSRHVVVRLDEHVGETVEIRADNEYLFTATVGRGGDIQVSRGSAIADDLETAIDRRAQITVHPT; this is encoded by the coding sequence ATGAAAGTAGTTCCGGACACGAGCGCGGTCGTTGACGGTCGCGTGTCCGAACGCGTTGAGTCGGCAGAAACGGCGACAATCGTTGTTCCAGAGGTCGTCGTTGGTGAACTTGAATCGCAGGCAAATGATGGACGTGAGACTGGGTGGGATGGACTTGAGGAGCTACAGCAACTTGCATCCCTTGCTGATGCTGGAAACGTTGATGTGCAATATGTCGGTGATGGGAACGCTCAAAATGAACTGACAAACGGTGATGCTGCATCAATTCGTGACGGTCCCGCTGATATTGATGCTATTATCCGTGATGTGGCTGATGTTGAGAATGCAACACTTCTTACGAGTGATGTTGTCCAATCAGAGGTTGCAAAGGCAAAAGGAATTACTGTTGAGTATGTTGAGCCTCGTCCCCGTGGGACTGCATCAACATCAGGTGATCTTGCTGTCGAGGATTTCTTTGATGAGCAGACAATGTCTGTTCATCTTAAAACAGATACTATCCCAAAGGCAAAGCGTGGAGCGATTGGTGATATGCATTATCAGCAGATTGCTGAGTCTCCCACCGATGAGCCAACAATGAAAGAGTGGGCGGATGATATTGAAGCTACAGCACGGAGCAGTTCTGATGGATTTGTTGAGCTCAGTGAACCAGGAATGAAAATCGTTCAATTCCGCGATTATCGCATTGCTGTTGCTCGACCACCATTTGCGGATGGAATCGAGATTACCGCGGTCCGTCCGATTGTCAAGACTGAACTTGATGATTATGAGTTTGCGGATGACCTTCGGGAGCGACTTGAAGCTAAACAACGCGGCGTCCTCATCTCTGGGTCACCGGGAGCTGGAAAATCAACATTCGCACAGGCGGTCGCGGAGTTTCTGACAGACAGCGATTATGCTGTGAAGACAATGGAGAAGCCCCGTGATCTTCAAGTCGGTAGTGACGTGACACAATACACTGCACTCGGTGGTGATATGGCAAAAACAGCCGATTCATTGCTACTTGTTCGACCGGATTATACCATCTATGATGAAGTCCGGAAAACAAAAGATTTCAGTGTATTTGCTGATATGCGATTGGCTGGTGTTGGGATGGTCGGTGTTGTCCATGCAACGGAGGCAATCGATGCACTTCAACGACTTGTTGGTCGTGTCGAACTTGGGATGATCCCGCAAGTTGTCGACACAGTGGTATATATTGAAGATGGTCATGTTGAAACCGTCTATGATGTCACAACAGAGGTAAAAGTTCCAGAAGGGCTTGCGGCTGAGGACCTCGCACGACCAGTTATTCAAATATCAGACTTTGAAACAGATATTCCAGCGTATGAGATTTATACATTTAATCGGCAAGTTATCACGGTACCATTGGATGGTGAATCAAGTAATGAAGAAACTGGAGTTGGACGACTTGCACGACAGGAGATCGAGCGAGAAATCCGCTCAATTGCGCGTGGGCATGTCGATGTTGAGCTAAAAGGACAGAATGATGCTATTGTATATGTTGAGGAAGATGATATCTCATATGTAATTGGCAAGGGTGGTGGACGCATCGCTGATGTCGAAGATCGCCTTGGAATTGATATTGATGTCCGAACACACGAAGAAAACCCATCAAATCATCGAGGCGATGGGGGCAGCTCCCAAGGAACCGCCTCAAGTGATAGTAATCCCCGTGACACTGCGGATGACACGATGACAGTCACGCCTGAGGTCACATCCAGGCATGTAGTCGTTCGACTTGACGAACATGTTGGTGAGACTGTTGAAATTCGCGCAGATAATGAGTATCTGTTCACAGCAACCGTTGGTCGCGGGGGAGATATTCAAGTCTCACGTGGAAGCGCCATTGCTGATGATCTTGAGACAGCCATCGACCGTCGAGCACAAATTACCGTTCATCCGACATGA
- a CDS encoding MarR family transcriptional regulator → MAKGEEERLDDLPPSAKLVFKVLEYSGPLTQKGIVEESMLSARTVRYALERLEDIDIVDEDVYFADARQNLYQLTEAVPKAATSTDGGESGSTSSLSDSESDSEPDSEVEPRHAE, encoded by the coding sequence ATGGCTAAGGGAGAGGAGGAGAGGCTTGATGACCTCCCACCGAGTGCAAAGCTGGTATTTAAAGTGCTCGAATATAGTGGTCCCCTCACGCAGAAGGGGATTGTCGAAGAATCGATGCTTTCGGCGCGGACGGTCCGCTACGCGCTTGAACGACTCGAAGATATTGATATTGTGGATGAGGACGTCTACTTTGCAGACGCACGACAGAATTTATATCAGCTTACAGAGGCTGTTCCGAAGGCAGCGACTAGCACTGACGGTGGTGAATCAGGTTCAACGTCATCGCTATCAGATTCAGAATCAGATTCAGAGCCGGACTCAGAAGTCGAACCTCGTCATGCTGAGTGA
- a CDS encoding EMC6-like membrane protein, which produces MATETGRNLSGHLRGITVTTLACLAGVGAAITSGQVIGTSVAAAGSQQTLILVGAFVLLQFPVLKLAGIDVNEFGAKDHLYVVFMTFTLWFITFSILLTEGVTL; this is translated from the coding sequence ATGGCTACGGAAACGGGTCGCAACCTGTCTGGTCACCTTCGAGGGATCACAGTGACGACGCTTGCCTGTCTTGCTGGCGTCGGCGCTGCGATTACATCTGGACAGGTTATTGGTACCAGCGTTGCTGCTGCTGGAAGTCAACAAACGCTAATATTGGTGGGTGCGTTTGTGCTACTTCAGTTCCCAGTGTTGAAACTCGCTGGTATTGATGTGAACGAATTCGGCGCGAAGGACCATCTTTATGTGGTGTTCATGACATTTACACTGTGGTTCATCACATTCAGCATTCTTTTGACTGAAGGAGTTACGCTGTAA
- a CDS encoding ribosome biogenesis/translation initiation ATPase RLI — translation MADDSIAVVDLDRCQPDRCNYECANYCPPNRTGKECIVTRSDYYDDDEPFDGDPNQIRISEEVCLGESCGICVEKCPFDAIEIINLPVELEDDPVHRYGENAFALYGLPVPDPGTVTGILGPNGIGKTTAVRALAGELVPNLGEYTAEAAETATWDAVLDRYRGTKLQTYIERIRSDDISIAQKPQYVDQIPGQFDGTTGELLESTDERGALDSYIDRLDIRPVIDQPLSTLSGGELQRVALAATLARDRDFYFLDEVSPYLDIGQRVTAARLIRELAEDANRAVLVVEHDLAILDLLADSLHVAYGEPGAFGVITDPKSVRNGINEYLKGFLSNENMRIRPDKIEFQEHAPRKTAKSTPLIEYPAISKSYGTDEFSLEVESGTIYESEVLGVVGPNGIGKSTLAKLFTGALESDPDSQSLSFQLDIAYKPQYIEIDQPMRVDAFLSSITNDFGTSYWKTEISQPLQLEQIMERNLDDLSGGERQRVAIAACLSDDADLYVMDEPSAHLDVEQRVQATSAIRRYAENNDETVLVIDHDIYMIDLLADRLMVFDGQPSEYGHASAPQEMRAGMNDFLSDLDITFRRDERTQRPRINKPGSQLDRRQKQQGEYYYAP, via the coding sequence ATGGCGGACGATAGCATTGCTGTTGTTGATCTTGATCGATGTCAACCTGATCGTTGTAATTACGAGTGTGCAAACTACTGTCCGCCGAATCGAACGGGTAAAGAATGTATTGTTACCCGTAGTGATTATTACGACGATGATGAACCATTCGACGGAGACCCAAATCAAATTCGCATTTCAGAGGAGGTTTGTCTTGGTGAGAGCTGTGGTATTTGCGTTGAGAAATGTCCCTTTGACGCCATCGAGATAATTAATCTTCCAGTTGAACTTGAGGACGATCCCGTTCATCGGTACGGTGAAAATGCGTTTGCGCTCTATGGATTACCGGTTCCTGACCCTGGTACAGTAACAGGTATTCTCGGACCGAATGGAATTGGCAAGACGACCGCTGTTCGTGCGCTTGCCGGTGAGTTAGTTCCAAATCTTGGTGAGTATACCGCAGAAGCAGCTGAGACGGCAACATGGGATGCTGTTCTTGATCGATATCGTGGAACGAAGCTACAAACATATATCGAGCGAATACGCTCTGATGATATTTCTATTGCGCAAAAGCCACAATATGTAGATCAAATCCCCGGACAGTTTGACGGAACAACCGGTGAACTGCTTGAATCAACAGATGAACGGGGTGCGCTTGATTCATATATTGATCGTCTTGACATTCGTCCGGTTATTGATCAACCATTATCCACATTATCTGGAGGTGAACTTCAGCGCGTTGCACTTGCAGCAACACTTGCTCGTGACCGTGACTTCTATTTCCTTGATGAAGTCTCACCGTATCTTGATATCGGTCAACGTGTGACTGCTGCTCGATTAATTCGTGAACTTGCCGAGGATGCTAATCGTGCTGTCTTAGTCGTTGAACATGACCTTGCAATCCTTGATTTACTTGCAGATTCATTACATGTTGCTTACGGTGAACCCGGTGCCTTCGGTGTTATTACCGACCCGAAGTCTGTTCGTAATGGGATTAATGAGTATCTCAAGGGATTCCTCTCAAATGAGAACATGCGGATTCGTCCAGATAAAATTGAATTTCAGGAACACGCCCCACGCAAAACAGCGAAATCGACACCACTTATTGAGTATCCAGCAATATCAAAGTCATATGGCACTGATGAGTTTTCACTTGAGGTTGAATCTGGCACAATCTATGAGTCGGAGGTTCTTGGTGTGGTGGGACCAAATGGAATCGGGAAATCAACGCTTGCGAAATTATTCACTGGTGCACTTGAATCGGATCCGGACAGTCAATCACTCTCATTCCAGCTTGATATCGCATACAAACCGCAGTATATCGAAATAGATCAACCGATGCGTGTTGATGCATTCCTCTCATCAATCACAAATGATTTTGGTACCTCATATTGGAAAACCGAGATTTCACAACCACTGCAATTAGAGCAGATTATGGAACGTAATCTTGATGACCTCTCTGGCGGTGAGAGACAGCGTGTCGCTATTGCAGCATGTCTATCTGATGATGCTGACCTGTATGTCATGGATGAACCATCCGCGCATCTCGATGTTGAGCAGCGAGTTCAAGCAACATCGGCCATCCGGCGCTATGCTGAGAATAATGACGAAACCGTCCTTGTTATTGATCACGATATTTACATGATTGATTTACTTGCCGATCGATTAATGGTATTTGACGGTCAGCCCTCGGAGTATGGACATGCAAGTGCTCCACAGGAAATGCGTGCAGGAATGAATGACTTCCTTTCGGATCTTGATATTACCTTCCGCCGCGATGAACGAACACAGCGCCCACGAATTAATAAACCAGGATCCCAGTTAGATCGAAGACAAAAACAACAAGGCGAGTACTACTACGCCCCATAA
- a CDS encoding universal stress protein, translating into MNYLVAVDGSESSMDAIEHAVDLITQTGGSLLIVHAVEARVLVDDAESVGAAPTNTEVGDRIYTEDITDAEARGKSVLADAEETIEVGDDVDIETTLLYGDPVECISSHATEIAVDGIIVGHRSLSGRVEGLVGSVAKGLVERASVPVTVVK; encoded by the coding sequence ATGAATTATCTTGTCGCCGTTGATGGTTCTGAGTCCAGTATGGATGCAATTGAACATGCTGTCGATCTTATCACGCAGACTGGCGGTTCATTATTGATCGTGCATGCCGTCGAGGCACGAGTCCTTGTTGATGATGCTGAAAGTGTGGGAGCAGCCCCAACGAATACTGAAGTGGGCGATCGGATATACACAGAGGATATTACTGACGCCGAAGCGCGTGGTAAATCAGTATTAGCAGATGCCGAAGAAACAATTGAGGTTGGCGATGACGTTGATATTGAGACCACGCTGCTGTATGGTGACCCTGTTGAGTGTATCAGTAGTCATGCAACTGAGATTGCTGTCGATGGCATTATTGTTGGTCACCGGTCGCTCTCAGGACGCGTCGAAGGTCTTGTCGGGAGTGTTGCAAAAGGACTCGTGGAGCGTGCCTCTGTACCTGTCACCGTTGTCAAATGA
- a CDS encoding zinc ribbon domain-containing protein — protein sequence MSWYQTIKTFERHGERNGCRVVLVNPERTTKQCANCGVGTEKPPWVREHSRPSCGFTTDRDHNASLETHQRGLEKLGVVIEQSELGLRQSELMSVETGVTASRRRRDALLANTVVEAENSNPEVGSPTLTEAASGG from the coding sequence ATGTCGTGGTATCAGACAATCAAAACCTTTGAGCGCCACGGCGAGAGGAATGGATGCCGCGTCGTACTCGTTAACCCTGAGAGAACGACCAAACAGTGCGCTAACTGTGGCGTCGGAACTGAGAAGCCACCCTGGGTTCGTGAGCATTCCCGTCCGAGCTGTGGGTTCACGACTGACCGCGACCACAACGCGTCGCTGGAAACCCATCAGCGTGGGTTAGAGAAACTGGGAGTGGTGATTGAGCAGTCAGAGTTAGGGCTGAGACAGTCCGAATTAATGTCTGTAGAGACTGGTGTCACTGCGAGCAGGCGTCGTCGGGACGCACTGCTTGCAAACACCGTCGTAGAAGCAGAAAATTCAAACCCAGAAGTTGGAAGCCCTACCCTCACCGAAGCCGCCTCTGGTGGCTGA
- a CDS encoding archaemetzincin family Zn-dependent metalloprotease, whose product MLVDIVPIGDLPAQVKREASAALRGVYECDVTVHEEQSIPDGAFDHSRSQYRAEQFIELASRIGSGEKNIGITAEDLYYRRRNYVFGLAYLNGNGSVISTYRLQTSSDGGLKSKSPDAVFADRIRKEVVHEIGHTFGLEHCDNSKCVMSFSPTVREVDVKEENLCGSCNRLLY is encoded by the coding sequence ATGCTTGTCGACATCGTGCCAATCGGGGACCTTCCAGCGCAAGTAAAGCGGGAAGCATCCGCAGCGCTGCGAGGCGTCTATGAGTGCGACGTAACAGTACATGAAGAGCAATCAATCCCTGACGGCGCGTTCGACCATAGTCGGAGCCAGTACCGTGCCGAGCAGTTCATTGAATTAGCGAGTCGTATTGGAAGTGGTGAAAAAAACATTGGTATTACTGCTGAAGATCTTTATTATCGCCGCCGAAATTACGTGTTTGGACTTGCATATCTCAATGGTAATGGGTCGGTTATCTCAACATATCGACTTCAAACATCGTCTGATGGTGGACTCAAGTCTAAATCACCAGATGCAGTGTTTGCAGACCGTATCCGAAAGGAGGTTGTACATGAAATCGGTCATACATTCGGATTAGAACACTGTGATAACAGCAAATGTGTGATGTCATTCTCGCCGACCGTTCGTGAGGTCGATGTAAAAGAAGAGAATCTTTGCGGAAGTTGTAATCGACTGTTATACTAA
- a CDS encoding UPF0146 family protein — protein MHSLAQDALVERFSSYTSAVEVGIGNRPAVAAALVSCGVDIVATDIVSCPVPPTVTFAYDDIVTTSEQRAPDSVYDVELVYALNLPPELHRPFRDVADTVGADCRLTTLGYDAPIVPCHPVSLPGGETLYIVESESS, from the coding sequence GTGCATTCACTGGCACAAGACGCTCTCGTTGAGCGGTTTTCATCATATACATCTGCTGTTGAGGTCGGCATTGGAAATCGACCAGCTGTCGCTGCCGCATTGGTCTCATGTGGTGTTGATATCGTAGCTACTGATATTGTCTCGTGTCCAGTTCCACCCACGGTGACATTTGCTTATGATGATATCGTCACTACAAGTGAACAGCGTGCTCCAGACTCGGTCTACGATGTTGAGTTGGTATATGCATTAAATCTCCCACCAGAACTACATCGACCATTTCGAGATGTTGCCGATACCGTCGGGGCAGACTGCCGACTTACGACGCTTGGATATGATGCTCCGATTGTTCCTTGTCATCCGGTTTCACTTCCTGGTGGAGAAACGCTGTATATTGTTGAGTCGGAATCTAGCTAA
- a CDS encoding TIGR01548 family HAD-type hydrolase codes for MDADAVVLDIDGVLIDVSQSYRRAIVDTVDRCYNQTIKRTDIQEFKNAGGFNNDWDVTNAVALYILTTRHESVSVDQFTTQIAAHGGGLESALTVVDNYLSTVDYEMVLDAWNSDRLRDMFQALYLGSERYRELEDGEPPIDTQGYITDEPVIIETETVDLLRETTKIGILTGRPAAEASIALDRVQFSIPSSHQFTMDDWEEGKPHPRALQMLADRLEANTIVFVGDTLDDIKTAVNANMADSSRTYHGVGVLTGGLSGDAGRDAFISVGAHTVIDSVNDISDLVQ; via the coding sequence ATGGATGCAGACGCGGTTGTACTCGATATTGATGGTGTTCTTATCGACGTCTCACAGTCATATCGGCGAGCAATCGTTGATACTGTTGATCGATGTTATAATCAAACAATCAAGCGGACAGACATACAGGAGTTCAAAAATGCTGGTGGATTCAATAACGACTGGGATGTGACCAATGCTGTTGCGTTATATATCCTCACAACACGTCATGAATCGGTTAGTGTCGACCAATTTACTACCCAAATTGCTGCTCATGGTGGTGGGCTTGAATCAGCACTGACCGTTGTTGATAATTATCTGAGTACTGTTGACTACGAAATGGTATTGGATGCATGGAACAGCGACCGTCTCCGTGATATGTTTCAGGCACTCTATCTCGGGAGTGAGCGATATCGTGAACTCGAAGACGGCGAGCCACCTATTGACACACAGGGATATATTACCGATGAGCCTGTCATCATTGAGACTGAAACGGTAGACCTGCTTCGAGAAACGACTAAAATCGGCATTCTCACTGGTCGCCCAGCGGCTGAAGCCTCAATCGCGCTTGATCGCGTGCAGTTTTCAATCCCCTCATCACATCAATTTACTATGGACGACTGGGAGGAAGGGAAACCACATCCACGGGCATTGCAGATGCTCGCAGATCGACTTGAAGCAAATACAATTGTTTTCGTCGGAGATACTCTTGATGATATTAAAACAGCTGTTAACGCTAATATGGCTGATAGTAGTCGGACATATCATGGAGTTGGAGTTCTCACCGGTGGACTTAGTGGCGATGCTGGGCGAGATGCATTTATCTCTGTTGGCGCACATACTGTCATCGACTCAGTGAATGATATCTCCGATCTCGTTCAATGA
- a CDS encoding MBL fold metallo-hydrolase: MTDVHAITADAEVFTCNAYLVSGDRPVLIDAGAMPGAVDIIDNIVDDLEAVYLTHQHTDHVAKLDSILNKFDAELYAYSDHPRRDSTLEDSDTVEIGDEPFEVVYTPGHASDHVAFVGNTRVFSGDVVVYNDGAFDDGSFGRTDMTGQSRERLITSLQRLLERLPQTVNELYAGHGDVYYGSPEDDTIDSVKTIIERALMRAERRKLKYPNN; the protein is encoded by the coding sequence ATGACGGATGTACACGCAATTACAGCAGACGCTGAGGTATTCACATGCAATGCATATCTTGTCTCCGGCGACCGACCGGTCTTAATTGACGCTGGTGCAATGCCTGGAGCCGTCGATATCATCGATAATATCGTAGATGATCTTGAAGCTGTTTATTTAACACATCAGCATACCGATCATGTGGCTAAGCTTGATTCCATCCTTAATAAATTTGATGCAGAGCTATATGCGTACAGTGATCACCCTCGTCGGGATAGCACTCTCGAAGATAGTGATACTGTTGAAATTGGGGATGAGCCATTTGAGGTTGTTTACACACCTGGTCATGCATCAGATCATGTTGCATTTGTCGGTAATACGCGCGTCTTCAGTGGCGATGTCGTCGTATACAATGATGGTGCTTTTGATGACGGGAGTTTTGGACGAACGGATATGACTGGTCAATCGCGTGAGCGACTCATCACAAGCTTACAGCGACTGCTTGAACGACTCCCACAGACTGTTAATGAGTTATATGCAGGACATGGTGACGTCTATTATGGATCACCTGAAGATGATACTATAGATAGTGTCAAAACTATTATTGAACGCGCGCTTATGCGTGCTGAGCGTCGTAAATTAAAATACCCTAATAACTGA
- a CDS encoding DUF5786 family protein — protein sequence MGFGSYDESEQENQDFETDLEDDDGVSTSQSDHSGEVEYEIGASNDELLNRLKDIKDN from the coding sequence ATGGGATTCGGGAGCTACGACGAGTCCGAGCAAGAAAATCAAGATTTCGAGACTGATCTCGAGGATGACGATGGTGTCTCGACCTCCCAGTCAGATCACAGTGGTGAGGTCGAATATGAGATTGGTGCCTCGAATGATGAGCTGCTCAATCGTCTCAAGGATATTAAAGATAATTAA
- a CDS encoding endonuclease dU, producing the protein MTSIKPGTRALGIAESTAEHTNKCVIGGAVVRRDRVTDGFAFSSATVGGVDATSAMQTIITELCRPDIQYVLLSGVAPAWFNLIDIFSLAHAAECPVIAVSYEQSTGLESALRKHFEDNALERRLTQYEKLPDREQLTIAADSSENNRNDDNTLFFRAVNIDVSTAKTVIRAYTPVGGRPEPVRVARLAARGARQWS; encoded by the coding sequence ATGACGAGTATTAAGCCTGGAACACGCGCACTCGGCATTGCTGAATCGACTGCTGAACATACAAATAAATGCGTCATCGGTGGTGCGGTCGTCCGCCGGGACCGTGTTACAGACGGGTTTGCATTTTCCAGCGCTACAGTCGGGGGCGTTGATGCGACATCGGCAATGCAGACAATAATTACTGAACTCTGTCGTCCGGATATTCAGTATGTCTTACTTTCCGGAGTCGCCCCAGCGTGGTTCAATCTTATTGATATTTTCTCACTTGCACACGCAGCGGAGTGTCCAGTGATTGCAGTCTCCTATGAGCAGAGCACTGGACTTGAATCAGCACTACGGAAGCATTTTGAGGATAATGCGCTGGAGCGACGATTAACGCAATATGAAAAACTCCCAGACCGTGAGCAGTTGACAATAGCAGCAGATAGCTCTGAGAATAATAGAAATGATGACAATACGTTATTCTTTAGAGCGGTCAATATCGACGTGTCAACGGCTAAGACGGTTATCCGGGCGTACACACCGGTTGGAGGTCGTCCTGAACCAGTTCGTGTTGCCCGACTTGCTGCTCGAGGCGCTCGACAGTGGAGTTAA
- a CDS encoding uracil-DNA glycosylase, whose translation MTGDDNHDQDTSSDLNTATDAPGSASTVNGLDVTACKRCQGLVESRSQIVNGVGPADAELVFIGEAPGANEDEYGEPFVGRSGDVLDDALNEAGVSRDSIRITNCVRCRPPENRNPTTEELSNCRRYLEHELSALNPAVIVTLGKVPSEHLLDRQIAVTTAAGDVTDIRLGDQSYRVIISVHPAATLYDQSQSTTFVDTIKSAASLAGVQSDIDNPTDTTSGGQSRLGEYED comes from the coding sequence ATGACTGGTGATGATAATCACGATCAAGATACCAGCAGTGATCTCAATACTGCGACTGATGCGCCGGGGTCGGCATCAACGGTAAATGGGCTTGATGTCACTGCTTGTAAACGCTGTCAAGGGCTCGTTGAGTCACGCTCACAAATTGTCAACGGAGTCGGACCTGCTGACGCTGAGTTAGTGTTTATTGGTGAAGCGCCTGGTGCGAACGAAGATGAATATGGTGAGCCATTTGTTGGGCGCTCAGGAGATGTTCTTGATGACGCTCTTAATGAAGCTGGCGTCAGTCGTGATTCCATTCGTATCACTAACTGTGTCCGGTGCCGACCGCCAGAGAACCGAAATCCAACTACTGAAGAGCTTTCAAACTGTCGCAGATATCTTGAGCATGAACTTTCAGCTCTCAATCCAGCGGTTATCGTCACACTTGGAAAGGTGCCTTCTGAGCATTTACTTGATCGCCAGATTGCAGTAACAACAGCTGCTGGTGATGTCACTGATATTCGATTAGGTGATCAATCATATCGAGTTATCATATCTGTTCATCCTGCAGCAACGCTATATGACCAGAGTCAATCAACGACATTTGTTGATACAATCAAAAGCGCAGCGTCACTTGCTGGCGTACAGAGCGATATTGATAATCCGACTGATACAACGTCCGGTGGTCAATCTCGACTTGGAGAATATGAAGACTGA